In Lycium ferocissimum isolate CSIRO_LF1 chromosome 11, AGI_CSIRO_Lferr_CH_V1, whole genome shotgun sequence, a single genomic region encodes these proteins:
- the LOC132036495 gene encoding elongation of fatty acids protein 3-like, whose amino-acid sequence MIQTLRYYLSEHPSIVGFRWTHSQSWGNTWIFLITSIAAYIIISVFLHLFLLLLFRHRRPLPLGPIPAVHSLSMALISFTIFAGILLSAAAEIRDTRWFWRRYKTTPFQWLLCFPLGTRPSGRVFFWSYIFYLSRFLHTFRTFFTVIRRRKLSFFQLFNHSILIFMSFLWLEFSQSFQVLAIILTTFIYSVVYGYRFWTAVGLPSKCFHFVNHCQIVLLGCNVVCHVGVLLLHFLRGGCNGIGAWVLNSVLNGAILFLFLNFYVKLHLEKRKIGAVEEVETTLGSVKDKDI is encoded by the coding sequence ATGATTCAAACCCTACGTTATTACCTCTCTGAACACCCATCCATCGTGGGTTTTCGATGGACACATAGCCAATCATGGGGCAACACGTGGATCTTCCTCATCACCTCCATAGCGGCTTACATCATCATATCTGTTTTCCTTCACCTTTTCCTTCTCCTCCTTTTTCGTCATCGTCGTCCGTTACCACTTGGACCAATCCCAGCCGTTCATTCCCTTTCTATGGCCCTCATCTCATTCACTATCTTCGCGGGTATCCTCCTCTCTGCAGCAGCAGAGATCCGGGATACCCGCTGGTTCTGGCGTCGTTATAAAACGACGCCGTTCCAATGGCTCCTTTGTTTCCCTTTGGGTACCCGACCTTCGGGTCGGGTATTCTTCTGGTCCTACATTTTCTACCTGTCCCGTTTTCTTCACACGTTTCGTACTTTTTTCACCGTAATAAGACGTCGTAAATTatcctttttccaacttttcaaccactcaatCCTCATTTTTATGTCATTTCTGTGGCTCGAATTCTCACAATCTTTTCAAGTTCTAGCAATCATTTTGACAACATTTATATACTCCGTGGTATACGGGTACAGGTTTTGGACTGCTGTTGGATTACCAAGCAAGTGTTTTCACTTTGTCAATCACTGTCAAATTGTGTTACTAGGTTGTAACGTCGTGTGTCATGTTGGGGTACTTTTGTTGCACTTTTTACGAGGTGGATGTAATGGAATTGGTGCTTGGGTTCTAAATTCAGTACTCAATGGTGCAATTCTATTCTTGTTCCTTAATTTCTATGTCAAGTTGCATTtagagaagagaaaaattggTGCTGTAGAAGAAGTTGAAACAACTTTGGGCTCTGTCAAAGACAAGGATATTTGA